One part of the Streptomyces ferrugineus genome encodes these proteins:
- a CDS encoding DUF1707 SHOCT-like domain-containing protein — MSGEISPTGKRSDPGSSPGLRASHADRDRVVDVLRIAAGDGLLTADELDERLEAALSARTLGELSVLTADLPPVSATAGAAVTDVKDVVRIEQVHSGAVERAGRWVVPRKLELAVYWCEVTLDFTEAVITQDTLRIDVDMAGKTLTLITRPGIVVDTDGLRLVHSKVTHRQAATAPDAPVTLRVELVGQKAHGRVVVRPPRRTFRQWLLRRPRSLS; from the coding sequence ATGTCGGGAGAGATTTCACCCACCGGGAAGCGCTCCGACCCCGGCTCGTCGCCCGGGCTGCGAGCCTCTCATGCGGACCGGGACCGGGTCGTGGATGTGCTGCGGATCGCGGCGGGGGACGGCCTGCTGACCGCGGACGAGTTGGACGAGCGTCTGGAAGCCGCCCTGTCGGCACGGACTCTGGGCGAACTGAGCGTGCTCACCGCTGATCTGCCGCCCGTATCGGCCACGGCCGGCGCGGCGGTGACCGACGTCAAGGACGTGGTCCGGATCGAGCAGGTGCACAGCGGCGCGGTCGAGCGGGCGGGGCGCTGGGTGGTGCCGCGGAAGCTGGAACTCGCGGTGTACTGGTGCGAGGTGACCCTCGACTTCACCGAGGCCGTGATCACCCAGGACACCCTGCGGATCGACGTCGACATGGCGGGGAAGACCCTGACGCTGATCACACGGCCCGGCATCGTGGTCGACACCGATGGACTGCGGCTGGTCCACAGCAAGGTCACGCACCGGCAGGCCGCGACGGCCCCTGATGCGCCGGTCACTCTGCGAGTGGAGCTGGTCGGTCAGAAGGCCCACGGCCGTGTGGTGGTGCGACCCCCACGTCGGACGTTCCGGCAGTGGCTGCTGCGCAGGCCCAGGTCCCTTTCGTGA
- a CDS encoding potassium channel family protein — translation MANYLHNLRRRRAKQLATQYANPHGDQRVAVIGLGRFGSSLANELMRRGWDVLGVDSDPQIVQRLSDDLTHTAAADCTDPEVLRQLGVHEFTSAVVGIGTDIEASILISTNLLEAEVPNIWAKAISRQHGQILERLGVHHVVLPEHEMGERVAHLVTGRMLDFIEFDDDYALVKTVAPEVATGVALGESGVRSKYGVTVVGIKRPGEGFTYATAETVIAKGDVIIVTGKTQAVESFTERD, via the coding sequence TTGGCTAACTACCTGCACAACCTGCGCCGCCGCCGCGCCAAGCAGCTCGCCACCCAGTACGCCAACCCCCACGGCGACCAGCGCGTCGCCGTCATCGGCCTGGGCCGCTTCGGCAGTTCGCTCGCCAACGAGCTGATGCGCCGCGGCTGGGACGTCCTCGGCGTCGACTCCGATCCCCAGATCGTGCAGCGCCTGAGCGACGACCTCACCCACACCGCCGCCGCCGACTGCACCGACCCCGAGGTACTGCGCCAGCTCGGCGTGCACGAGTTCACCAGCGCCGTCGTCGGCATCGGCACCGACATAGAGGCATCCATCCTCATCTCGACCAACCTGCTGGAGGCCGAGGTCCCCAACATCTGGGCCAAGGCCATCAGCCGCCAGCACGGCCAGATCCTGGAGCGCCTCGGCGTGCACCACGTGGTGCTGCCGGAGCACGAGATGGGGGAGCGCGTCGCGCACCTGGTGACCGGCCGGATGCTGGACTTCATCGAGTTCGACGACGACTACGCCCTGGTGAAGACCGTCGCGCCGGAAGTGGCCACCGGGGTGGCGCTGGGCGAGAGCGGGGTCCGATCCAAGTACGGGGTGACGGTCGTCGGCATCAAGCGGCCGGGCGAGGGCTTCACATACGCCACCGCCGAGACCGTCATCGCCAAGGGCGACGTCATCATCGTCACCGGCAAGACCCAGGCCGTGGAGTCCTTCACCGAACGCGACTGA